The genomic region CGGCATTTCCGAGATTCGATTGACGCATGAGGAACTCGCCCAGGCGATCGGCGGGCGTCGGCCGACCATCAACGCCATTACGAACAATCTCAAGCGGGCCGGGGCCGTGGCCTCGCGCCGTGGGTCCGCCATCATTCTTCAGCGGCAGGAACTCGAACGGCGGACCTGCGAGTGCTACGGCATTCTCGCCAGGCATATCCGGGAAGCGCCTCTTGCCCAGATTCCCGATCCATCCCCGGACCGTCCGGCGGGCGAGCCGGGCTCCGACTATTGAGACGACTGCATGAGAGGCACATGACTGCGCATCCGGTCACGGTGCTGCTGATCGACGAACAGAAGGAGGATCGTGCCTCCCTTCGCCGATGCTTTCTGGACGTCGGGTCTCATGTCCGGGTGTTCGAGGCTTCCAGCGGGGAAACCGGACTGGATTGGGTCAGGGCCGTGCAGCCGGATTGCATCGTCCTCGAATTGCGGATGCGGGACGTGATCGGCATGGAAGTGTTGGGACGCATCCAGGACGAATTGGCCGGAAGGCGGGTCCCCGTCGTCATTTGGACCGTACTGAGCCACGTCGCGCTCCGCACGACGGCGTCGGCATTGGGCGTCCGCGCGTACATCGAGAAAACCAGGGGAAGTGAGCAGGCCGTGGTCGAAGCGGTACGGGAATGTCTGACGAGCCCGGCCGGATGACGTGCGCGGCCTGTCGTTCATGATCTCCGTGGTCCGTCCTACCCGCGAGGATCTGACGCCGCCAGCCGGCGGCACCATGGAATCATCGTCACCGAGAGTCCGGCCGCGATCAACTTGATCGATCCGATGGCCACCAGCGCGGCCACCGCTCCGAAGCCGTCGGCCAGCCAGCCGGACAGGGTCATGCCGATCATGGCAAACGCCATGGTGCCGGTATTGAATACCCCGAAGACGCGTCCCAGCAGGTTGCGAGCGGTCCGTTCCTGCAGCGAGGCCGAGATCAGCGGCGTGATCAGGCCCGATCCCGCCCCGACTGCCGCGATCAACACCGCCGCCAGGCTCGTCGATCCCGACTGGGGCAACGCCAGCACGGCGACGCCGCCGATCGCAGCGGCGCCCGCGATGAGCCGCAGGCGCACGCAAACCTCGGGTTGTTTGGCCCAGAACAACCAGAGGGTCGACGCGAAGATCCCCAACCCCAGCGAAGACCAGAGCCATCCCAGCGTGGTCGGCCCGACGTGCAGCAGTCGGTCCCCGATGAGGGGAAGCAGGGCGACGAACGAGGTCTCTCCCAGAGAGAAGACGGACGCGATGATCATGAGCAGAAACAAGAGGCGGCGGCGCACGAAGATGAACGAAACGCCTTCGCGCAGATCTTCGAGGATCTGGGCGACGGCGCGCCGACCCCGCCGGCTCTGCGCGGCCGACGGCAAGCGGAGCGGCAGCTTGCACAGCGCGGACAGGAAAAACGCCGCGGCGTTCACATAGAGGGCGTTCTGTGCTCCGATCGCGGCAATGAGCAAGCCGCTCAGTGCGGGGCCCAGCAGCTGGCCGATCGTCATCGCGCTTTGCATGAGGGCGTTGATGCGCGTGAGCTGCTTCTCC from Nitrospira japonica harbors:
- a CDS encoding MFS transporter — its product is MRTSHRDRHKVDDRQHMLREPNVRWLYAGQLISQIGDGVSKVALLWFVYALTGSALKMTLIGVLQTLPPLLFGPFVGIIVDRVSKRTLMIVLDLARTVLLASIPALYAWGFLSLAGLYTLVFAVAMFAVAFGPALSSTLPLMVEEKQLTRINALMQSAMTIGQLLGPALSGLLIAAIGAQNALYVNAAAFFLSALCKLPLRLPSAAQSRRGRRAVAQILEDLREGVSFIFVRRRLLFLLMIIASVFSLGETSFVALLPLIGDRLLHVGPTTLGWLWSSLGLGIFASTLWLFWAKQPEVCVRLRLIAGAAAIGGVAVLALPQSGSTSLAAVLIAAVGAGSGLITPLISASLQERTARNLLGRVFGVFNTGTMAFAMIGMTLSGWLADGFGAVAALVAIGSIKLIAAGLSVTMIPWCRRLAASDPRG
- a CDS encoding response regulator, producing MTAHPVTVLLIDEQKEDRASLRRCFLDVGSHVRVFEASSGETGLDWVRAVQPDCIVLELRMRDVIGMEVLGRIQDELAGRRVPVVIWTVLSHVALRTTASALGVRAYIEKTRGSEQAVVEAVRECLTSPAG